The Methylobacterium durans nucleotide sequence CTTCATTAACAATAACGCCCGGGCGCCGGGGCCGCGATGTTCAGTGCGGGAGCGGGAATGGTGGCCGGTTGCTCTCTGGGAACCGCTTCCACCCGGCTCTGTTCTCCTCCCGGCTGAGGGACGAGACATGCCGCGCTTCTTCATCGACTCGGATGATGGCAACCTGCACGTGCACGACGACGAGGGACAGGACTTTCCGGACGCCGAATCCGCGCGGCGGCTGGCGACCGCGATGCTGCCCGACATGGCCCGCGAGAAGGTCGCCTCGGGGGATCCCAGCACCTTCCTCGTTCAGGTCCGGGACGAGGCCGGCGTCACCCTCTACCAGGGCACGCTGAGCTTCGTCGGCGCCTGGCGCGATCCGGCCGCGTCAGCCTAGCGGCCAGGGCCCGGCCAGGGCGGCGATGAGGACGAGCACGCCGAACAGGGCCCCCGACAGCGTCAGGCGGGCTGCGGTGCCGAACGCGACCGGGCCCCGGTTGTCGTTCGCGGGCCGGCCACGGCGGGGGCGGCCCAGGTGATGCTCCACGGCAGGGTAGGAATCGACGATCCGATGCGAGACGGGCCCGCGCGAGCCGGCGGCGAACATCTGTATCCTCCCGGTCCGAACCCTCCCGCGAGCATCCCGGCGCGCTTCGGCCCGCGGTGGAGGGGTCGTTCAAGCCGCAGGCTAAGGCCGATCGTGGGCTCGCGTCAAAGCCCATTCTCGCCCTGTCGGCCTCCCGTGCCTTCCATCGCCCGCAACCGCAGCGCGAGCGCGAGGGCGGCGCCGAGCAGGCCGGCATTGAACCCGGCCACGGCGGGCCAGCCGCCGGCGGACCAGAACCAGCCGCCGGCCGAGCCCATCAGGCTCGATCCCAGATAGTAGGTCAGCAGGTAGAGGGACGAGGCGTGCCCCTTCGAGCCCTGCGCCATGCGGCCGACCCAGCCGCTCGCGACGGCGTGCGCGATGAAGAACCCGACCGTGACGGCGACGATCCCCGCGAAGATGCCGGGAAGCGCCGTGAGGCAGGTGAGGGCGTTGCCCGCCGCCATGGTCAGGACGCCGACGATCAGCACCGGGCCTCGGCCGAGCCGGTCGGCGAGGGAGCCCGCCACCGTTGAGGCGACCACGCCGAACAGGAACACCGTGAAGATCGCGCTGATCTGCCCCTGGCCGAAGCCGTAGGGCGCGGCCGTCAGCCGGAAGGTCAGGTAGTTGAAGGTGCTGACATAGGCGCCGAGAACGAGGAAGCCTGTGGCGAAGAGCAGCGGGAGGCCCGGATTGCGCAGGTGCTTCAGCCAAGCGTCCCGGTGCTGGAGGAGCGTCACGCCCGAGCGCCGGACGGCGTTGCGCGAGGCAGGCAGCAACGCGAAAAATCCGAGGGCGGCGACGAGATCGACGATCCCGAGGATCCCCAGCGCGGCGCGCCAGGAGGCGAACTCGGCCAGGATGCCGATGCCGACACGTCCCATCATGCCGCCGAAGGCCGTGCCACCGACGTAGAGGCCCATGGCCGCGCCGAGCGCCCGCGGATGGATCTCCTCCGCGAGGTAGGCCATCGCCACCGCCGGGACGCCGCCGAGCAGCACGCCCTCCAGCGCCCGCAGGGCCAGCACGCCGTACCAGGTCGGCGCGAGCGCGCTGCCGATGTGGAGGAGCGCGGCACCCATCATCGAGGCGAACATCAGGCCTCGCCGGCTCACGGCTTCCGAGAACGCGCCCGCGCACAGGATCGAGAAGGCCAGGAAGCCCGTGGTGACGGACAGGGCCAGCGCGCTGACCGACGGGCTGATGTGGAACTCATCGACGAGGCCCGGCAGCAGCGGCTGCACCGCGTAGATCAGCGAGAAGGTGGAGAAGCCGGCCAGGAACAGGGCCACGCTGATGCGCCGGTAGGCGCCTGTTCCCGGCTCGGTCCACGCGTCCGCTGGGTGGGCATCGGCCGGAGCGACGGGCTTGGCCTGCGCCGGCGCGCGGGGCGGGACGGGAGGAGCCGACAGCAGGTCGACGGGGCTGGCGATCGTCACGGCGGGTCTCTGTCTGGGACCGCCGGCTTGTACGCCCGCCCGAGCTATCGCACGTCAGCCATTTTCCGTATTCAGCTATCGCGAAATTGTATCGCCAGCATGGACATCCCCCAGCTTCGCACCCTCGTGCACGTGGCCGAACTCGGCAGCCTCAGCAAGGCGGCGGCGCGCTTGCGCATCGCGCAGCCGGCTCTCAGCCGGCAGGTGCGGCTCTTGGAGGAGGAGCTCGGCCTGCGCCTGTTCGAGCGCCACGGCCGCGGCATGGTCCCGACCGAGCGGGGCCGCGAGGTCCTGATGCACGCCGCACGCGTCCTCGGAGAGGTCGATGCGCTGCGGGCGCGTGCGGCCGGGTCCGGTTCGGCGCTCAGCGGGCACGTCGCGGTCGGCCTGCCGCCGACGGTGGCGGATCGGGTGTCGGTGCCGCTGGTAGCGGCCTTCCGCGCCGAGCATCCGGGCGTGCTCGTGCAACTCGTCAGCGCCTATACGGGCTATCTGCTCGACTGGCTCCATCGCGGCGAGGTCGACGTGGCGGTCCTGTACGATCCCCGCGTCACCCGCGCGCTGCGGACCGAGCCCCTGACGCAGGAGACCCTGTACCTCATCGGCCCGCCCGACGCGGGGTTGGCGCACGAGCGCCCGGTGCCCTTCGCCGAAGTCGTCCGGGCGCCGCTGCTCCTGCCGAGCACGCGGCACGGCCTGCGCAACATCCTCGACCAGTTCGCGCACGAGGCCGGCGCCGTGCTGGACGTCGTGGTGGAGACCGACAGCTACACGGCCCTGAAGGACCTCGTCCGGCACGGCTACGGCCGCACCATCCTGCCGCTCGCACCGATCCGCGCGGACGTGGCTGCCGGCCGCCTGACGGCCGCGCCGATCACCGATCCGGCGCCGACCCGCCGCGTCGTCCTGTGCTACCCGTCGGATCGTCCGGTGTCGCGCGCGGCGCAGTTCGCGGGTGCGCGCCTGAGGGCGATCCTCGGGGATCCAGAGCCGCGCCGGTCCGGGGACTGAGCGCCCCGGGCATGCCTCACAGCAGCTTGGGCTTGCCCGGCGTCAGGCCGAGCTGCTCGACGCGCTCGGCGCGCAGCACCTCGTCCGTCAGCTCCGCGATCGTGCCGTACTTGAGATGCTCCGAGATGGCCGCGAGCGCGCAGGCCTGATTGCTCGCGAGGACGGCGTAGCGGTGCTCCTTGCCCTTGAGCGGGTAGGCCGGCAGGCCGCGCACGCAGACAACGAAAGCTTGCATCACGCCGATCCTCCTTTCACGGCATCCGATCCCGGGTGCGGGTCTCGGCCTATTTCAGGGCGATCTGCGGCTCGCCCTGGAGTTCCTTGGCAAGGTTGCGGCCAATCTGGAGCAGCAGCAGATCGAAGAGCGCCTGAAGGGTCGGATCTCCGACCTGCCCGATGGCCTCGCGGGCCTCGAGGCAGCGCGCGGCGGCACGCGCCGCCGCGCTCGCGGATTCGTCGCCGGCGGGGAAGGGTCGGTCTGGCATGGCAATCACCTGGTGCGGGGCCCGGAGCATGTCAGGCGGACCGGCGGCGCGGGGCCTCGATGCGCCGGCGGTGCGGGCGGTCGAAGGCGTCGATGTCGAGGACGGGACCCGAGAGGCCGAACATCTCCCGGTGGGTCTCGATCGTGTCGGGCATCATCCGGGCGCAGATCGGCAGGATGGTCGAGCCGTCGTAGGGACAGGGAAGGGCGAGCGCCTCCACGTCCCAGCCGAAGGTCATCAGCCGGCTCAC carries:
- a CDS encoding MFS transporter; translated protein: MTIASPVDLLSAPPVPPRAPAQAKPVAPADAHPADAWTEPGTGAYRRISVALFLAGFSTFSLIYAVQPLLPGLVDEFHISPSVSALALSVTTGFLAFSILCAGAFSEAVSRRGLMFASMMGAALLHIGSALAPTWYGVLALRALEGVLLGGVPAVAMAYLAEEIHPRALGAAMGLYVGGTAFGGMMGRVGIGILAEFASWRAALGILGIVDLVAALGFFALLPASRNAVRRSGVTLLQHRDAWLKHLRNPGLPLLFATGFLVLGAYVSTFNYLTFRLTAAPYGFGQGQISAIFTVFLFGVVASTVAGSLADRLGRGPVLIVGVLTMAAGNALTCLTALPGIFAGIVAVTVGFFIAHAVASGWVGRMAQGSKGHASSLYLLTYYLGSSLMGSAGGWFWSAGGWPAVAGFNAGLLGAALALALRLRAMEGTGGRQGENGL
- a CDS encoding LysR substrate-binding domain-containing protein, producing the protein MDIPQLRTLVHVAELGSLSKAAARLRIAQPALSRQVRLLEEELGLRLFERHGRGMVPTERGREVLMHAARVLGEVDALRARAAGSGSALSGHVAVGLPPTVADRVSVPLVAAFRAEHPGVLVQLVSAYTGYLLDWLHRGEVDVAVLYDPRVTRALRTEPLTQETLYLIGPPDAGLAHERPVPFAEVVRAPLLLPSTRHGLRNILDQFAHEAGAVLDVVVETDSYTALKDLVRHGYGRTILPLAPIRADVAAGRLTAAPITDPAPTRRVVLCYPSDRPVSRAAQFAGARLRAILGDPEPRRSGD
- a CDS encoding DUF6894 family protein encodes the protein MPRFFIDSDDGNLHVHDDEGQDFPDAESARRLATAMLPDMAREKVASGDPSTFLVQVRDEAGVTLYQGTLSFVGAWRDPAASA